Sequence from the Methanoculleus sp. 7T genome:
GCCCGCGTCGGAGGCCCTATATCGGATGGCCGAGCACCTCTCTTGCGAGCTGAAGATCGATGGATGACGAGGTGCAGGGCAGGTGCTGCGGCCGCGGGAGAGGACGTCCGCGGGCCCCCCGGCTTATCGCCGAGGGAACGGCCTTCCGCTGTTTCGGCCCCCTCTGCGAGAGGACGGGCGAGGTCGTCCTCCTTCTCCCCGAGGAGGTGGAGGCCCTCAGGCTCGCCGACCTGGAAGGGCTCGAACAGGAGGAGGCGGCCGAAAAGCTCGGCATCTCCCGGAAGACCCTCTGGCGCGACCTCCACGAGGCGCGGCGGAAGGTGGCCGACGCCCTAGTCAACGGCAAGGGGATCAGGATCGCGGGT
This genomic interval carries:
- a CDS encoding DUF134 domain-containing protein, translated to MDDEVQGRCCGRGRGRPRAPRLIAEGTAFRCFGPLCERTGEVVLLLPEEVEALRLADLEGLEQEEAAEKLGISRKTLWRDLHEARRKVADALVNGKGIRIAG